The following are encoded in a window of Prochlorococcus marinus CUG1417 genomic DNA:
- the lepA gene encoding translation elongation factor 4 yields MTDISVSKIRNFCIIAHIDHGKSTLADRLLQDTGTVQQRDMQEQFLDSMDLERERGITIKLQAARMKYKADDSQEYVLNLIDTPGHVDFSYEVSRSLQACEGALLVVDASQGVEAQTLANVYLALENNLEIIPVLNKVDLPGADAEKIKQEIEEIIGLDTSNAINCSAKTGVGIKDILEAIVRRVPPPQDEIKLPTKALIFDSYYDPYRGVIVYFRVISGSLNKREKILLMASKKNYELDEIGIMAPDQQQVDELHAGEVGYLAASIKSVADARVGDTITLLNSPANDPLPGYKTANPMVFCGLFPTDADQFPDLRVSLEKLQLSDAALKYEPETSSAMGFGFRCGFLGLLHMEIVQERLEREYDLDLIVTAPSVIYKVNLNQQEHIFIDNPSTIPDPQLRESIEEPYVKMEIYAPNEFNGTLMGLCQERRGVFIDMKYITTDRVTLIYEIPLAEVVTDFFDQMKSRTQGYASMEYHLIGYRKNDLVRLDVLINSERADPLTSIVHKDKAYGIGRSLVEKLKELIPKQQFKIPIQASIGSRIIASESISALRKDVLSKCYGGDISRKKKLLKKQAKGKKRMKAMGKVEVPQEAFMAVLKLNQ; encoded by the coding sequence ATGACTGATATATCGGTTTCAAAAATTAGAAATTTCTGCATAATCGCTCATATTGACCATGGTAAATCGACCCTTGCAGATAGGTTGCTCCAAGATACTGGTACTGTGCAGCAAAGGGATATGCAAGAACAATTTTTGGACAGTATGGATCTTGAAAGAGAGAGAGGAATTACTATCAAGTTACAAGCCGCTAGGATGAAATATAAAGCTGACGATTCTCAAGAATATGTCTTGAACTTAATAGATACTCCTGGGCATGTTGATTTCTCTTATGAGGTTAGTAGATCTCTTCAGGCTTGTGAAGGCGCTTTACTCGTTGTTGATGCTAGTCAAGGAGTAGAAGCTCAAACCTTAGCTAATGTTTATCTTGCCTTAGAAAATAATCTTGAAATTATTCCTGTTTTAAATAAAGTAGATTTACCAGGTGCTGATGCTGAAAAAATAAAACAAGAAATAGAGGAAATTATTGGACTTGATACATCTAATGCTATAAATTGTTCAGCAAAAACTGGAGTTGGTATTAAAGATATTTTGGAAGCAATCGTAAGAAGAGTACCTCCTCCTCAAGATGAAATTAAACTACCTACAAAAGCACTGATTTTTGATTCTTATTATGATCCTTATAGGGGAGTTATTGTTTATTTCAGGGTGATATCTGGGTCTCTTAATAAGAGAGAAAAAATATTATTAATGGCAAGTAAGAAAAATTATGAACTAGATGAGATAGGAATAATGGCCCCTGATCAGCAGCAAGTTGATGAATTACATGCGGGAGAAGTTGGATATTTAGCTGCTTCTATAAAATCAGTTGCTGATGCGAGAGTGGGAGATACGATTACTCTTTTAAATTCACCTGCCAATGATCCTTTGCCTGGTTATAAGACAGCAAATCCTATGGTTTTTTGTGGCTTATTCCCTACTGATGCTGATCAATTTCCAGATTTAAGAGTATCACTAGAAAAATTACAATTATCTGATGCAGCTTTAAAATATGAGCCCGAAACCAGTAGCGCCATGGGCTTCGGATTTAGGTGCGGATTCCTAGGACTTCTTCATATGGAGATTGTTCAAGAAAGATTAGAAAGAGAATATGACTTGGATCTAATCGTAACGGCACCATCAGTTATTTATAAGGTTAACTTAAATCAGCAGGAACATATCTTTATTGATAATCCTTCTACAATTCCTGATCCACAACTTAGAGAATCAATAGAAGAGCCTTATGTGAAAATGGAAATTTATGCTCCCAATGAATTTAATGGAACATTAATGGGTTTATGTCAGGAAAGAAGGGGAGTATTTATAGATATGAAATATATAACAACAGATCGAGTTACCTTGATTTATGAAATTCCATTAGCAGAAGTAGTTACAGATTTCTTTGATCAAATGAAAAGTAGAACCCAAGGTTATGCATCAATGGAATATCATTTGATTGGCTATAGAAAAAATGACCTTGTTAGATTAGATGTTCTAATAAACTCAGAAAGAGCAGATCCATTAACTTCTATTGTTCATAAAGATAAGGCTTATGGAATTGGCAGAAGTTTAGTTGAGAAATTAAAAGAACTTATTCCAAAACAACAATTTAAAATACCTATTCAAGCATCAATCGGTAGTAGGATTATTGCAAGTGAAAGCATAAGTGCTTTGCGAAAAGATGTATTATCTAAATGTTATGGAGGGGATATTTCTAGGAAGAAGAAACTTTTAAAGAAACAAGCCAAAGGTAAAAAGAGGATGAAGGCAATGGGTAAAGTTGAAGTCCCTCAAGAAGCTTTTATGGCAGTCTTGAAATTGAACCAGTAA
- a CDS encoding ABC transporter permease: protein MKFLEANNFFGYSFSMLSNDIFAPPSLNHFCGTDRLGRDVCLRTLQGSSLAIEVVFLAILFSLSLGLPLGLLSGYFGGFFDKCLSLIMDTIFSIPVILLSVVVAFVLGKGILNAALALCIVYSPQYFRLIRNQTILVKSETYVEAAQVAGADVKKIIFKYILPNVITPLPILLTLNAADAVLVLGSLGFLGLGVPADVPEWGSDLNLALAALPTGIWWTALFPGLAMFFLVLGLSFIGEDLEEIFDSQNSE, encoded by the coding sequence ATGAAATTTTTAGAGGCCAATAATTTTTTTGGCTATTCATTTTCAATGTTAAGCAATGATATCTTTGCACCTCCTTCTCTTAATCATTTTTGTGGCACAGATAGATTAGGAAGAGATGTTTGCTTAAGAACTTTGCAAGGATCATCATTAGCAATAGAAGTTGTATTCTTAGCTATTCTTTTTTCATTAAGTTTGGGTTTGCCATTGGGATTATTAAGTGGATATTTTGGTGGTTTTTTTGATAAATGCTTATCACTAATAATGGATACTATTTTTTCAATACCTGTAATTTTGCTTTCAGTTGTTGTGGCTTTTGTATTGGGCAAGGGTATCCTTAACGCGGCTTTGGCATTGTGTATTGTTTACTCTCCTCAATATTTTAGATTGATCAGAAATCAGACAATATTGGTTAAATCCGAAACTTATGTGGAGGCAGCTCAAGTTGCAGGAGCTGATGTTAAAAAAATTATTTTTAAATATATTCTCCCAAATGTAATAACACCATTGCCTATTTTGCTTACCCTAAATGCTGCAGATGCTGTTTTGGTATTAGGAAGTTTAGGGTTTTTAGGCCTTGGCGTTCCTGCAGATGTCCCAGAGTGGGGAAGTGATTTAAATCTGGCTCTTGCCGCTTTACCTACAGGTATCTGGTGGACGGCTTTGTTCCCTGGTTTGGCAATGTTTTTTTTGGTTTTAGGTCTTTCTTTTATAGGAGAGGACCTTGAAGAAATTTTTGATAGTCAAAATTCTGAATAA
- the trmH gene encoding tRNA (guanosine(18)-2'-O)-methyltransferase TrmH, translated as MSILPRRFERIKSVLDCRMKNLTVLVEDVNKPHNLSAILRTCDAAGVFEANFISKTNAVKTFNSTAQGSQKWVKLNNHENTITAISDLKNKGFKLYGTTLNSESVDYRNFDYSQNTCFVLGAEKWGLSNELISMVDQSIFIPMRGMVQSLNVSVAASILLFEAVRQRKNKGILPANGEGLNMVEYQKTLFEWCYPELAEVYKKSAKEYPKLNDQGELDPITDN; from the coding sequence ATGTCAATTTTGCCAAGAAGATTTGAACGAATCAAAAGTGTTTTAGATTGCAGAATGAAAAACTTGACTGTTTTAGTTGAGGATGTCAATAAACCACATAATTTATCTGCGATATTAAGGACATGTGATGCAGCAGGAGTTTTCGAAGCAAATTTTATTAGCAAAACGAATGCCGTTAAGACTTTTAATAGTACTGCTCAAGGAAGTCAAAAATGGGTAAAACTGAATAATCATGAAAACACTATCACAGCAATATCTGATTTAAAGAATAAGGGTTTTAAATTATATGGAACGACTCTTAATAGTGAATCAGTAGATTATAGAAATTTTGATTATTCTCAAAATACATGTTTCGTTTTAGGAGCAGAAAAATGGGGACTAAGTAATGAACTTATATCAATGGTAGATCAATCAATTTTTATACCTATGAGAGGTATGGTTCAATCCCTGAATGTTTCTGTTGCCGCTTCTATATTATTATTTGAAGCGGTTCGCCAAAGAAAAAATAAAGGTATATTACCCGCTAATGGAGAAGGGTTAAATATGGTTGAATATCAAAAAACACTTTTTGAATGGTGTTACCCAGAATTAGCTGAGGTGTATAAAAAATCAGCTAAAGAATATCCAAAGTTGAATGATCAAGGAGAACTTGATCCTATTACAGATAACTAA
- a CDS encoding thiol-disulfide oxidoreductase DCC family protein, with protein sequence MKNKLTFLFDGGCPLCLRETNFLKKRDTLNQITFIDINSKDYDQSLFNDISYSEAMSNLHGIIENGEIIRGLDVLAYSYELVGLGWVYYPLKIKLLSPLLRLVYRYWAKYRLQITGRSDIEKLCTSQCE encoded by the coding sequence ATGAAAAATAAATTAACTTTTTTATTTGATGGTGGTTGTCCACTTTGTTTGAGAGAAACCAATTTTCTTAAAAAAAGAGATACCTTAAATCAAATTACATTTATAGATATTAATAGTAAGGATTATGATCAAAGTCTTTTTAATGACATCTCATATTCAGAAGCTATGTCAAACCTGCATGGGATTATTGAAAATGGTGAAATTATTAGGGGACTAGACGTACTTGCATATTCTTATGAATTAGTTGGTTTAGGTTGGGTTTATTATCCCTTGAAGATTAAGCTCTTATCTCCATTATTGAGATTGGTCTACAGATATTGGGCAAAATATAGACTTCAAATTACAGGTAGATCCGATATTGAAAAACTTTGTACCTCACAATGTGAATAA
- a CDS encoding TIGR03643 family protein: MESIDIDRIIEMCWEDRTPFEAIEYQFGLKEEDAIKIMRQNLKPKSFKVWRKRVSGRNTKHMALKDSTRFKSTHKRKL, translated from the coding sequence ATGGAAAGTATCGATATAGATAGAATAATAGAAATGTGTTGGGAAGATAGAACACCCTTTGAAGCTATCGAGTATCAATTTGGTTTAAAAGAGGAAGATGCGATAAAAATTATGCGTCAAAATCTTAAACCCAAATCTTTCAAAGTCTGGAGAAAGAGAGTTTCGGGAAGAAATACAAAACATATGGCCCTTAAAGATTCAACTAGATTTAAATCTACTCATAAAAGAAAATTATAA
- a CDS encoding DUF2256 domain-containing protein encodes MKNLSTKTCPVCNRPFEWRKKWKNCWDDVIYCSKRCSNRKSKR; translated from the coding sequence TTGAAAAATCTTTCTACTAAAACTTGTCCTGTTTGCAATAGGCCTTTTGAGTGGCGTAAAAAATGGAAAAACTGTTGGGATGATGTTATCTACTGTTCAAAAAGATGCAGTAACAGGAAATCGAAAAGATGA
- a CDS encoding cryptochrome/photolyase family protein — MKQVSIIFPNQLFRESPILKINCEVLILEDSLFFGNDKFHKLINHKNKLVFHRASMLAYKNYLEISGFKVLYIENKNNVSTVDYLLEFIKNKYQKINLIDPHDFLIMKRINNFVESNNLALNILPSPMFMSSEDLKDLFASNAKKPLMGRFYENQRKSQKILVNPDDTPEGGKWSFDEMNRKKLPKKINIPDTPKLQKNKFVVNAERSLANFDIEFIGESNNFLYPTNFEEADEWLNDFFKHRFFLFGDYEDAISKENSFLWHSLLSPLLNSGLLTPDVVVNKALLFAKNNNVPINSLEGFIRQIIGWREFICLVYKKYGTKMRNSNFWNFEDKPIPKSFYQGNTGIEPVDVVIKNIIKFGYCHHIERLMIIGNFMLLCRIHPNQVYKWFMEMFIDSYDWVMVPNVYGMSQFSDGGIFSTKPYISSSNYVKKMSNFKSGPWCEIWDGLFWKFIKDNESFFRKQYRLAMLTRNLDKMSEEKLNNHLKTADKFLRDIH, encoded by the coding sequence ATGAAACAAGTATCAATTATTTTCCCGAATCAACTTTTTAGAGAAAGCCCAATATTAAAAATAAATTGTGAAGTTTTGATTTTGGAAGACTCATTATTTTTTGGGAATGATAAATTTCATAAATTAATTAACCATAAAAATAAGTTAGTTTTTCATAGAGCATCTATGCTAGCTTATAAAAATTATTTAGAAATATCTGGCTTTAAAGTTTTATATATCGAAAACAAGAATAATGTTTCTACAGTTGATTACTTATTGGAATTTATTAAAAATAAATATCAGAAAATAAATCTCATTGACCCTCATGATTTTTTAATAATGAAGAGGATTAATAATTTTGTTGAAAGTAATAATTTAGCTTTAAATATTTTGCCTTCTCCTATGTTTATGAGTAGTGAAGATTTAAAAGATTTATTTGCATCAAATGCAAAAAAACCTCTTATGGGGAGATTTTATGAGAATCAAAGAAAGAGCCAAAAGATATTAGTTAATCCTGATGATACACCTGAAGGTGGTAAATGGAGTTTCGATGAAATGAACAGAAAAAAATTACCAAAAAAAATAAATATACCCGATACACCTAAATTACAAAAAAATAAATTTGTAGTTAATGCAGAAAGGTCATTAGCCAATTTTGATATTGAGTTTATTGGAGAAAGTAATAACTTTTTATATCCAACTAATTTTGAAGAGGCAGATGAATGGTTAAATGATTTTTTTAAACATAGATTTTTCTTATTTGGAGATTATGAGGATGCTATTTCTAAAGAAAATTCTTTTTTATGGCACAGTTTACTTTCTCCTCTTTTAAATAGCGGCTTATTAACCCCAGATGTAGTAGTAAATAAAGCATTACTTTTTGCAAAAAATAATAATGTTCCTATTAACTCTTTAGAGGGTTTTATTCGTCAAATTATTGGATGGAGAGAATTTATTTGCCTCGTTTATAAAAAGTACGGAACAAAGATGCGAAATAGTAATTTCTGGAATTTTGAAGATAAGCCAATTCCAAAATCTTTTTATCAAGGAAATACAGGAATTGAACCAGTAGATGTTGTTATAAAAAATATTATTAAATTTGGTTATTGTCATCATATTGAGCGGCTAATGATTATTGGCAACTTTATGCTTCTATGTAGAATTCACCCAAACCAAGTTTATAAATGGTTTATGGAAATGTTTATTGATTCCTATGATTGGGTTATGGTCCCAAATGTTTACGGAATGAGTCAGTTTAGTGATGGTGGTATCTTTTCAACAAAGCCATATATATCAAGCTCTAATTATGTAAAAAAAATGTCTAATTTTAAAAGTGGCCCATGGTGTGAAATATGGGATGGCTTATTTTGGAAATTTATTAAAGATAATGAAAGCTTTTTTAGAAAGCAATATCGTCTGGCAATGTTAACGAGAAATCTCGATAAAATGTCAGAGGAAAAATTAAATAATCACTTAAAAACGGCCGATAAATTTTTAAGAGATATTCATTAA
- a CDS encoding 16S rRNA (cytosine(967)-C(5))-methyltransferase has product MSIGYLQRKAAWEILLKVSSGDFSDHALEKVLKNYQFNPLDIAFITELSFGCIRYRKFLDLWTDHTSKITHKKQPPKLRWLLHIGLYQLLKMDKIPFPAAISTTVEVAKKTDLNGLAGTVNAILRNASRKLEQKIFPELSSDRKERISYLESFPLWLVKDLFKWVGNSEGEDIIKAFNKKPSIDLRINQLKTNLDNFLKVLHENKIDAEIIKDLHYGITLKSNPRSIKNLPGYSDGLWTIQDRSSQWIAPLLNPKKGEKILDACAAPGSKSTHLAELTNDSAEIIAVDRSEKRLKILQSNLERLNLKSVNTLKADATSLIELNPKFISYFDKILIDAPCSGIGTLSRNPDSRWSLSKEKIKSLTLLQEKLLESIFPLLKKDGTLVYSTCTICPDENNLLIERFVEKNKTLKLISQKQILPRLDYPGDGFYSAIISYKP; this is encoded by the coding sequence TTGAGCATAGGATATTTACAAAGAAAGGCAGCTTGGGAAATTTTATTAAAAGTTAGTTCTGGTGATTTTTCTGATCATGCTCTTGAAAAGGTTTTAAAAAATTATCAATTTAATCCTCTTGATATAGCTTTTATTACGGAATTATCTTTTGGATGCATAAGGTATAGAAAATTTCTTGATCTTTGGACGGATCATACATCAAAAATTACTCATAAAAAGCAGCCTCCAAAGTTAAGATGGCTTCTACATATAGGTTTGTATCAACTATTGAAAATGGATAAAATCCCATTTCCTGCTGCTATTTCTACCACTGTAGAAGTAGCTAAAAAAACAGATTTAAATGGTTTAGCGGGAACTGTAAATGCGATATTGAGAAATGCATCAAGAAAATTAGAACAAAAAATCTTTCCTGAATTATCTTCTGATAGAAAAGAAAGAATTTCATATCTTGAATCATTTCCATTATGGCTTGTTAAGGATCTTTTTAAATGGGTCGGCAATAGCGAGGGTGAAGATATTATTAAGGCATTTAATAAAAAACCATCAATTGATTTGAGAATTAACCAATTAAAAACTAATTTAGATAACTTTTTGAAAGTACTTCATGAAAATAAAATTGATGCTGAAATTATTAAAGATTTACATTATGGAATTACTTTAAAATCTAATCCAAGATCTATAAAAAATTTACCAGGATATAGTGATGGACTTTGGACAATTCAAGATAGATCTTCTCAGTGGATAGCACCTCTATTAAATCCAAAAAAAGGTGAAAAGATTTTAGATGCTTGTGCAGCTCCAGGAAGTAAGTCTACCCACCTTGCAGAATTAACAAATGATAGTGCTGAAATCATTGCCGTAGATAGATCAGAAAAAAGATTGAAAATACTGCAATCAAATTTAGAAAGGTTAAATTTGAAATCTGTTAATACCCTTAAGGCTGATGCTACGAGTTTGATTGAATTAAATCCTAAGTTTATATCTTATTTTGATAAGATTTTAATAGATGCTCCATGTTCAGGCATTGGAACTCTCTCCAGGAATCCAGATTCTAGATGGTCTTTAAGTAAAGAAAAAATAAAATCTTTAACTTTATTACAGGAAAAACTTTTGGAGAGTATTTTCCCTCTTTTGAAAAAAGATGGTACTTTAGTTTACTCAACTTGTACTATTTGTCCTGATGAAAATAATCTATTAATTGAACGATTTGTTGAAAAAAACAAAACTTTAAAATTGATTAGCCAAAAGCAAATTTTACCTAGATTGGATTATCCTGGTGATGGATTTTATTCTGCAATAATTTCATATAAACCTTAA
- a CDS encoding transglycosylase domain-containing protein has product MQKIKFKSFVLIIPILIFSGISFYFFGLIFSTLKFDISKNKKSRGTKYSYVISSSDNKILSKLSRKFEIDNSYHKIPFFLKHSFISSEDKRFYKHNGIDLKSISRALIQNIRSGYVKEGGSTITQQVARLLFLNNDLSFQRKIKEIFISLILEFKYNKNQILKLYLNNIYLGSGAYGVDEAAQVYYGKFIEELTLSEIALIAGLAPAPSIYSPYQNLELAIKNRNKVLESMYVDGYISLANKNKAIKEKIKLNYQTADNFLDDKLLINFILQETDKKIGSKNDYKFLRIKSSINKDWQEKGQKISRYSGPKELEFSLLSIESNTGLIRTMITSKNPSINEYNRVISSVRPLGSTFKIIPYAAALIEGIKLSDKFEDLPICWESYCPKNFSEDYRGSISLIESFKSSSNIVPISITKKIGLKNIINLANSFGLGYEQEFEEYPSLAIGAYGDNLLNITNAYSAINNNGKIQSPEIIEKIESFKKQTLWENKSISKKILDLKINKKINKLLEKSVKEGTSKAAFIKGKKIYGKTGTSDGNKDLWFIGSIDNLTTGIWIGYDDNKESELSSGNAAYLWKKFISEIYKIPIKK; this is encoded by the coding sequence GTGCAAAAGATTAAATTCAAATCTTTTGTTTTAATAATTCCAATATTAATTTTTTCTGGAATATCTTTTTACTTTTTTGGTCTAATATTTAGTACTTTAAAATTTGACATTTCTAAAAATAAAAAGTCTCGGGGAACCAAATATTCTTACGTAATATCATCTTCTGATAATAAAATACTAAGCAAATTAAGCCGCAAATTTGAAATAGATAATAGTTATCATAAAATTCCATTTTTTCTTAAACATTCTTTTATATCTTCTGAGGATAAAAGATTTTATAAACATAATGGAATAGATTTAAAAAGTATTTCTCGTGCCCTTATTCAAAATATTAGAAGTGGTTATGTTAAAGAGGGAGGAAGTACGATTACACAACAAGTTGCTAGATTACTTTTTCTAAATAATGATTTAAGTTTTCAAAGAAAAATCAAAGAAATATTTATATCACTCATACTTGAATTTAAATATAACAAAAATCAAATTTTAAAATTATATTTAAATAATATTTATCTGGGATCAGGAGCATACGGGGTAGACGAGGCTGCCCAAGTTTATTATGGAAAATTTATAGAAGAATTGACATTATCAGAGATCGCATTAATTGCAGGCCTAGCTCCAGCTCCATCAATTTATTCACCTTATCAAAATTTAGAACTAGCTATTAAAAATAGAAATAAAGTTCTTGAATCAATGTATGTTGATGGATATATTTCTCTTGCAAATAAGAATAAGGCTATTAAAGAAAAAATAAAGTTAAATTATCAAACAGCTGATAATTTTTTAGATGATAAATTACTAATAAACTTTATTCTTCAGGAAACAGATAAAAAAATTGGAAGTAAAAATGATTATAAGTTTTTAAGAATTAAATCCTCTATCAACAAAGATTGGCAAGAAAAAGGTCAAAAAATATCAAGATACTCAGGGCCTAAAGAACTTGAATTTAGTCTGTTATCTATCGAATCAAACACAGGACTAATCAGGACAATGATAACCAGCAAAAATCCATCAATTAATGAATACAATAGAGTGATTTCATCTGTAAGACCTTTAGGTTCTACTTTTAAAATAATTCCTTATGCTGCTGCATTAATAGAAGGAATAAAATTAAGCGATAAATTTGAAGACTTACCAATATGCTGGGAAAGTTATTGCCCAAAAAATTTTTCAGAAGACTATAGAGGTTCAATATCTTTGATTGAATCATTTAAAAGTTCATCAAATATCGTTCCAATATCAATAACAAAAAAAATTGGCTTAAAAAATATTATTAATTTAGCGAATTCATTTGGACTAGGTTACGAGCAAGAGTTTGAGGAATACCCATCCTTAGCTATTGGCGCCTACGGAGATAATCTTTTAAACATCACAAATGCATATTCTGCAATAAACAATAATGGGAAGATTCAAAGCCCTGAAATCATAGAAAAAATAGAATCATTTAAAAAACAAACTCTTTGGGAAAATAAATCTATTTCCAAGAAAATATTAGATTTAAAAATAAACAAGAAAATAAATAAACTTCTTGAAAAATCTGTAAAAGAAGGAACTTCTAAAGCAGCCTTTATAAAAGGAAAGAAAATTTATGGGAAAACAGGAACATCTGATGGAAATAAAGATCTCTGGTTTATTGGTTCCATTGATAATCTTACAACAGGGATCTGGATAGGTTACGACGATAACAAGGAATCTGAATTATCTAGTGGGAATGCAGCTTATTTATGGAAGAAGTTCATATCTGAAATTTACAAAATTCCAATTAAAAAATAA
- the chlG gene encoding chlorophyll synthase ChlG: MNDPKQLLGIKGASETSSIWKLRIQLMKPITWIPLIWGVICGAAASGNFEWTFSNVLASLACMLMSGPLLAGYTQTINDFFDKEIDAINEPNRPIPSGKISIKDVKIQIWVLLIAGLIVAFLLDLYAKHSFPSVLLLALGGSFVSYIYSAPPLKLKQNGWLGNYALGASYIALPWWAGQALFGKLTIVTAILTLAYSLSGLGIAVINDFKSVEGDSKLGLNSLPVVFGIKNASRISAGLIDIFQLAMVVVLVIIGQHLASVILVLLVIPQITFQDMWLLRDPLKFDVKYQASAQPFLITGMLVTALAIGHSFLVA; encoded by the coding sequence GTGAATGATCCAAAACAACTATTAGGAATTAAGGGTGCCTCTGAAACATCAAGCATATGGAAACTCCGTATACAGTTAATGAAACCCATAACGTGGATCCCTTTGATATGGGGGGTTATTTGTGGAGCAGCTGCAAGTGGGAATTTTGAATGGACATTTAGTAATGTTCTAGCTTCATTGGCATGTATGTTGATGAGTGGACCACTTCTGGCTGGTTATACCCAAACCATAAATGATTTTTTTGATAAAGAAATTGATGCAATTAATGAACCAAACAGACCAATTCCTTCTGGCAAAATTTCAATTAAAGATGTAAAAATACAAATCTGGGTATTACTTATAGCTGGTTTAATAGTTGCTTTTCTATTAGATTTATATGCTAAGCACAGCTTCCCCTCCGTCTTACTTCTGGCATTAGGAGGTTCCTTTGTTAGTTATATATATTCTGCTCCACCACTCAAATTAAAACAGAATGGTTGGCTTGGAAATTATGCATTAGGAGCATCTTATATAGCTTTACCTTGGTGGGCAGGACAAGCCTTGTTTGGGAAATTAACTATAGTGACGGCGATACTAACACTTGCTTATAGTCTCTCAGGACTTGGAATTGCTGTTATTAATGATTTCAAAAGTGTTGAAGGAGACTCAAAGCTAGGCTTAAATTCTCTACCAGTAGTATTTGGAATTAAAAATGCAAGTAGAATAAGTGCAGGACTAATTGACATTTTTCAATTAGCAATGGTTGTAGTATTAGTCATTATTGGTCAACATTTAGCCTCTGTAATTTTGGTTTTATTGGTAATTCCACAAATTACATTTCAAGATATGTGGTTACTAAGAGATCCTTTAAAGTTTGATGTCAAATATCAAGCAAGTGCCCAACCGTTCCTTATAACGGGAATGTTAGTTACAGCTTTAGCGATAGGACACAGTTTTTTAGTTGCTTAA
- the petP gene encoding cytochrome b6f subunit PetP codes for MAETKLLPKIGSKIKININKVKDRLPAKLIDQISSNPKAVITGYKMTDGRSIGITAKFQNGEQNWFFPEEIEKG; via the coding sequence ATGGCTGAAACAAAATTATTACCCAAAATTGGTAGTAAAATTAAAATTAACATTAACAAAGTAAAAGATAGACTACCAGCTAAATTAATTGACCAAATATCCTCCAATCCAAAAGCCGTAATAACAGGCTATAAAATGACCGACGGCAGGAGTATTGGGATCACCGCAAAATTTCAGAATGGTGAGCAAAATTGGTTTTTCCCAGAAGAAATTGAGAAAGGTTAA
- the hisF gene encoding imidazole glycerol phosphate synthase subunit HisF: MVALRLIPCLDVANGRVVKGVNFVNLRDSGDPVELACRYSDEGADELVFLDIRASVENRNTLVDLVSRTAKSVKIPFTVGGGIDSVSSINDLLRAGADKVSLNSSAVRNPYLISESSREFGNQCIVIAIDARRKVDKFGEWEVYVKGGRENTGIDVLSWAKKVEELGAGEILLTSMDGDGTQNGYDLNLTESVANIVDIPVIASGGAGCLEDIYDVFNEAKASAALLASLLHDKKLTLQEIKTFLIEKNLPIRPYE, translated from the coding sequence ATGGTAGCTCTTCGTTTAATTCCTTGTTTAGATGTCGCCAATGGCAGAGTCGTTAAAGGTGTAAATTTTGTTAACTTGAGAGATTCAGGTGATCCTGTTGAATTGGCTTGTAGGTACTCTGATGAAGGCGCAGATGAATTAGTATTTTTAGATATTAGAGCAAGCGTGGAAAATAGGAATACATTAGTTGACCTTGTTTCTAGGACAGCAAAATCAGTAAAAATTCCTTTTACAGTAGGTGGAGGTATAGATTCTGTTTCTTCTATTAATGATCTTTTAAGAGCAGGAGCAGATAAAGTGAGTTTGAATTCCTCAGCCGTAAGAAATCCCTATTTAATTTCTGAAAGTTCTAGAGAATTTGGTAATCAATGCATCGTTATAGCAATTGATGCTCGAAGAAAAGTTGATAAGTTTGGAGAGTGGGAGGTGTACGTGAAAGGAGGTAGAGAAAATACTGGTATAGATGTATTAAGTTGGGCAAAGAAAGTTGAGGAGTTAGGCGCAGGGGAAATATTGCTTACTTCAATGGATGGTGATGGAACACAGAATGGATATGATTTAAATTTGACAGAATCTGTTGCAAATATTGTTGATATCCCAGTAATTGCTTCCGGAGGGGCTGGTTGTTTAGAAGATATCTATGATGTTTTCAATGAAGCCAAAGCATCCGCTGCACTTTTAGCATCATTACTTCATGATAAGAAACTTACTCTACAAGAAATAAAAACTTTCCTTATCGAAAAAAATCTTCCAATTAGACCATATGAATAA